In a single window of the Cucumis melo cultivar AY chromosome 11, USDA_Cmelo_AY_1.0, whole genome shotgun sequence genome:
- the LOC103496015 gene encoding signaling peptide TAXIMIN 2 — translation MGDCRPLGFLLGLPFALVALVLSLVGAVIWIIGSVLSCLCPCCVCFAGIANLAVGLVKLPVKVLRWFTHQIPC, via the exons ATGGGAGATTGCAGGCCATTGGGTTTCTTACTGGGGCTTCCATTTGCCTTGGTTGCCTTAGTCTTGTCTCTAGTCGGTGCAGTTATTTGGATCATCGG ATCTGTGCTGAGTTGCTTGTGTCCCTGTTGCGTGTGCTTCGCGGGGATCGCCAATTTGGCGGTGGGGCTTGTCAAGCTGCCGGTCAAGGTTCTCCGATGGTTCACTCATCAAATCCCTTGTTGA